The following DNA comes from Deltaproteobacteria bacterium.
GCTTACTTTGACGAAAGATTATCAGGCACATGGAAATTACAGGGAGAGAATAAAGAGACTGTCTACCTGCACATTGGAAAGATGGAAAATAATCATGCGAGAATTGTATCCATAGAGCATAAGAGCTCGGGCCGGCTGGACCTGATGGAGTTTGTCATGTTTCCAACAAAAATAGCCGGCCATGATTATATGAACGTGAGCTTCGTCAAGCCATATAATGATATAGAGGAAAACAAACCGGCTTATTACATTGCAAGGTACGATTTTAGGGATGACAATAGTTTTTCCCTTTCCTTTCTTGACAAAGATATGATTTCCCGTGCAATCCGGACAGGGCAGTTAAAGGGAGAAACAGAAATGAGATCAATCCCTTTAGGGAAGGGAAAGAAAACAGAAATCGAATGCGTAGAAATGACAGAAAGCTCACATAAACTGGTTGAGTTTTTAAAAAAAAAAGATCCTGAAAAAATATTTTCCCAGTCAGAATTACTGGTTTTTAGAAAGAAAAATTGATATATTTGTCTTTGACAGAAGTGGTACAAAGTTGCAGGATCATTCCCAAGCAAGAATTAGAGGTAAAAATGAAACATTTAATTTTAATCTGCTTTATTCTGGCTCTTTTTCTCACCCCCGATTTATCTCACAGCGAGCAAACGATACTGAGGTGCAATCATAACAAAATTATACGCATTAATGATTACAAGACTGAAGTATTACAAAAGTGCGGCGAACCTTTCTTCAGGGAAGAAAATCATGAAATTAACCAGTGGTCCTATAAACTGGGATTAAGGGGAAAAGTATGGGTAGTTGTTTTCAGTGAAGGAAAAGTAAAAAGCATTGATGGCGGGGCCCGTAAAAACAGGGCAGGCCCGGGGAAAGCGGAAAAGGAATCTCAAATCAAATCGGATTTTAAAAAGATGCTCTGCGGACGAGAGTTTATCAAACTGGGTGATTATAAAGCTTTTGTATTAAAGCTATGCGGGGAACCTTTTTTAAAGGAAGAAAACCGAAGAGTCAATCAATGGTCCTATCAATCAGGACCTGAAAATACTTTATATGTAATCCGTTTTGATAAAGGTAGAGTAAAAGGCATTAGTAAAGGGCAGGAACGAAGGTCAAAGGCATCCCTGGCCGGTCACAAATAAATCGGGCACCGGTCAGACTTCTCTTTGATACAAAGCAAATACAATACATTAATTCATCCCCTATTGCCGGTTCACAGTTCTGGCGGGACGATGTGGAAGGCATATGGATTCGTGGCGGGAGAGGAGATTTTTTTGGCTGCCCTGGCCCAAAAGGGAGAGGGGCCTATTATGAGAAGCGTTTACCTTCACTTCTCGGGCAAAACAGTAACACCCTCCCAGCCTTCGGGCAAGCCGTGCTTCTTAATATTCTCGCAGCGTTTCACATAAACCTCGGCGGCCTTATCCCGGCTGTTAACTTTCAGCACCTTTCTAAAATAACGAAGCGCCTCATCAAACTTTTCTTCCCTGTAATGCTTCGTAGCCATTTCAAAATCTTCTTTTGTTTTTATTTTTAGTTCTCTAAGCTCCGGGGAGTCACTATGGAAAACTTCATAAATATCGACAAATTCCCTCTTCCCTTTCACCTGTACCCTGTCAAGATAGCGATGATCATAGTCTGACAAATTTTCAAGGCTGTCAAAGGTCGTTTTGCTTAAAATAACGGAAGAGCCATAGACTTTGGTCAGGCTTTCAAGTCGGGAAGCGAGATTAACGGCATCGGAGATAACGGTCCCTTCCATCCGTTTCTCCTCGCCGATAGTGCCGAGCATCATCATACCCGTATTGATGCCCGTACCTATTCTGATCACTTCTTCACTCCCCTCCATCCGGTTATTACAGCTTCCCACTGCCTCCTGCATTTCAACGGCCGCCCTGACGGCATCTTCCGTCCTGTAGGGGAAAAGCGCCATAATGGCGTCACCAATATATTTATCAATAAATCCGTTATTGTCCCTCACAACGGGGCCGATCCTGCCGAGGCAATCATTGATAAAGTTAAAATTCTGCTGTGGCGTCATGCGTTCCGAAAGGCTTGTAAAAGAACGAATATCGGAAAAAAGTATGGTCATCTTCAGTTGAACGTTGTCTCCCAGCCTGATATCGATG
Coding sequences within:
- a CDS encoding DUF2845 domain-containing protein — translated: MKHLILICFILALFLTPDLSHSEQTILRCNHNKIIRINDYKTEVLQKCGEPFFREENHEINQWSYKLGLRGKVWVVVFSEGKVKSIDGGARKNRAGPGKAEKESQIKSDFKKMLCGREFIKLGDYKAFVLKLCGEPFLKEENRRVNQWSYQSGPENTLYVIRFDKGRVKGISKGQERRSKASLAGHK